A genome region from Rhizobium sp. N324 includes the following:
- a CDS encoding ABC transporter permease codes for MKSLLRNRKALTGLAIIAFIIIVAVAAPLLTQYDPAARTGRPHQPPSLDHILGTTRIGQDVFARLIYGARTSLAVGFGAGLLITVVGTALGIIAGYRGGKTDEVISFFTNMVLVVPNLPLLLVLAAFIGQASPLVIALILGATSWAWGARVTRAETLSVKHKDFVKSAEMMGEPQWRIMTFEIFPNVISIVGINFIGSVIFAIITEATLEFLGLGDPRAISWGTMLYNAQKASALSVGAWWDILTPCFALAFLGIGMSLLNFAVDEIANPRLRTGNHLKRWSLLVRSGEGRL; via the coding sequence ATGAAGAGCCTGCTGCGAAACCGCAAGGCGCTCACCGGCCTCGCCATCATCGCCTTCATCATCATCGTCGCGGTCGCAGCGCCGCTGCTGACGCAATACGACCCCGCCGCCCGCACCGGGCGGCCGCATCAGCCGCCGTCGCTCGACCATATTCTCGGCACCACCCGTATCGGCCAGGACGTCTTCGCCCGGCTGATCTATGGCGCCCGCACCTCGCTGGCCGTCGGTTTCGGCGCCGGCCTGCTGATCACCGTCGTCGGCACCGCGCTCGGCATCATCGCCGGCTATCGCGGCGGCAAGACCGACGAGGTGATCAGCTTCTTCACCAACATGGTGCTGGTCGTTCCCAATCTGCCGCTGCTGCTGGTGCTCGCCGCCTTCATCGGCCAGGCAAGCCCGCTTGTCATCGCGCTGATCCTCGGCGCCACCTCCTGGGCCTGGGGCGCCCGTGTCACCCGCGCCGAAACGCTCTCCGTCAAGCACAAGGATTTCGTCAAATCGGCCGAGATGATGGGCGAGCCGCAATGGCGGATCATGACATTCGAGATCTTTCCCAATGTGATCTCGATCGTCGGCATCAATTTCATCGGCAGCGTCATCTTCGCTATTATCACCGAGGCGACGCTGGAATTTCTCGGCCTCGGGGATCCTCGCGCGATCTCCTGGGGCACGATGCTCTACAATGCGCAGAAGGCCTCGGCCCTCTCGGTCGGCGCCTGGTGGGACATCCTCACCCCCTGCTTCGCGCTCGCCTTCCTCGGCATCGGCATGTCGCTCTTGAATTTCGCCGTCGACGAGATCGCCAATCCGCGGCTGCGCACCGGCAATCATCTGAAGCGCTGGTCGCTGCTCGTTCGTTCCGGGGAGGGCCGCCTGTGA
- a CDS encoding ABC transporter ATP-binding protein translates to MSEAILALDTVTKTFGHGASAVHAARSISFSLRAGRALALVGESGSGKTTCARMAMREYLPTSGRILYKGRPVETANSAEIARYRRSVQMIFQDPFASLNPAHTIAHHLRRPLKLHRPDIKGTEIDVTIGELLQRVRLDPDLVAPKYPHELSGGQRQRVNIARALAVRPEVIVADEPTSMLDVSVRLGVLNLLNEMKREMNLGLLYITHDIATARYVAEDIAVMYAGQIVEWGSTARVIDNPLHPYTRLLLSAVPDPDVRFEDPKARLRPDEVEDIRRRSAAAQDDIVEVEPGHFTRRI, encoded by the coding sequence ATGAGCGAAGCCATCCTTGCGCTCGACACGGTGACAAAGACCTTCGGCCACGGTGCGTCCGCCGTTCATGCTGCCCGCTCGATCTCCTTTTCGCTGCGCGCTGGCCGGGCACTGGCGCTCGTCGGCGAATCCGGCAGCGGCAAGACCACCTGCGCCCGTATGGCGATGCGCGAATATCTGCCGACATCGGGCCGCATTCTCTACAAAGGACGGCCGGTCGAGACGGCGAATTCGGCCGAGATCGCCCGCTACCGCCGCTCGGTGCAGATGATCTTCCAGGATCCCTTCGCCTCGCTGAACCCCGCCCATACCATCGCGCACCATCTCCGCCGGCCGCTGAAGCTGCATCGCCCCGACATCAAGGGAACCGAGATCGACGTCACCATCGGCGAACTGCTGCAGCGCGTCCGGCTCGATCCCGACCTCGTCGCGCCGAAATATCCGCATGAGCTCTCCGGCGGCCAGCGCCAGCGCGTCAACATTGCCCGTGCGCTTGCCGTCAGGCCGGAGGTGATCGTGGCGGACGAACCGACCTCAATGCTCGACGTTTCGGTCCGCCTCGGCGTGCTCAACCTGCTGAACGAGATGAAGCGAGAGATGAATCTCGGCCTGCTCTATATCACCCATGACATTGCCACCGCCCGTTATGTCGCCGAGGACATCGCCGTGATGTATGCCGGCCAGATCGTCGAATGGGGCAGCACCGCAAGGGTGATCGACAATCCGCTGCATCCCTATACCAGGCTGCTGCTCTCGGCCGTTCCCGATCCCGACGTCCGCTTCGAGGATCCGAAGGCGCGGCTGAGGCCCGACGAGGTGGAAGACATCCGCCGCCGTTCGGCCGCGGCCCAGGATGACATCGTCGAAGTGGAACCGGGTCATTTCACGCGGAGGATCTGA
- a CDS encoding spermidine synthase: MLPWIQLDCATIPGEGGELRLKQRGSEFSIMPGANELMNSRLSGSEEALATLSWERIKTHPKPKVLIGGLGMGFTLRAALAILPEDAGVTVAELVPAVVAWARGQMAEVFKGCLDDPRVAIHQGDVGEAIRASKGAYDAILLDVDNGPDGLTRKSNDRLYDFAGLRAARDALRPGGVLAVWSSGPDPDFTRRLRDSGFSVDAVNTRANGKRGGARHVIWLAVKPVR, translated from the coding sequence ATGCTGCCCTGGATCCAGCTCGATTGCGCGACCATTCCCGGCGAAGGCGGCGAACTCAGGCTGAAGCAGCGCGGCAGCGAGTTCTCGATCATGCCCGGCGCCAACGAGCTGATGAACAGCCGCCTCAGCGGTTCGGAAGAGGCGCTGGCGACACTCTCCTGGGAGCGGATCAAGACGCATCCGAAACCGAAGGTGCTGATCGGCGGGCTCGGCATGGGCTTTACCCTGCGCGCCGCTCTCGCCATCCTTCCCGAAGATGCCGGCGTCACCGTCGCCGAACTGGTGCCTGCCGTCGTCGCCTGGGCGCGCGGACAGATGGCTGAAGTATTCAAGGGCTGTCTCGACGATCCGCGCGTCGCCATCCATCAGGGGGATGTCGGCGAGGCGATCCGCGCCAGCAAGGGCGCTTATGACGCGATCCTGCTCGACGTCGACAATGGCCCGGACGGACTGACCCGCAAATCCAATGACCGGCTCTATGATTTCGCCGGCCTGCGCGCCGCCCGCGACGCGCTTCGCCCCGGCGGCGTGCTCGCCGTCTGGTCGTCCGGCCCCGATCCCGATTTCACCCGGCGGCTCAGGGACAGCGGCTTTTCCGTCGATGCCGTCAACACCCGCGCCAACGGCAAACGCGGCGGCGCCCGCCATGTCATCTGGCTGGCGGTGAAGCCGGTCCGCTGA
- a CDS encoding ABC transporter permease, whose amino-acid sequence MAFLLRRLVFYMAAFIAAATINFFLPRLMPGDPVQIMFSSAGTELPPESLQALKLTFGFVDGPLWQQYLTYLGSIFTGDLGRSIKYFPLPVTSVLGHALVWTVALMGTATIVSFALGTLLGIAAAWRRGSRFDVIVSVGAIFATSVPAVVTSLIVLFIFGFTLGWFPNGYAADPSLDPAFSLQYIGSVAYHGILPMVTLCTVLIGGFTVTMRNNMINLLGEDYIVMARAKGLSNRHVMLWYAARNALLPTVSSLAIAIGTILGGSLVTEVVYNYPGLGNILYQAILARDYPVIQGQLLIMTATMLIANFIVDVSYILLDPRLKGA is encoded by the coding sequence ATGGCCTTCCTGCTTCGCCGCCTCGTCTTCTACATGGCAGCCTTCATCGCGGCAGCGACGATCAATTTCTTCCTGCCGCGGCTGATGCCGGGCGATCCCGTGCAGATCATGTTCTCGAGCGCCGGCACCGAACTGCCGCCGGAAAGCCTGCAGGCGCTGAAGCTCACCTTCGGCTTCGTCGACGGTCCGCTCTGGCAGCAATATCTCACCTATCTCGGCAGCATTTTCACCGGCGATCTCGGCCGCTCGATCAAATATTTCCCGCTGCCGGTCACCTCGGTGCTCGGCCATGCCCTTGTCTGGACTGTCGCCCTGATGGGAACGGCGACGATTGTCAGCTTTGCGCTCGGCACGTTGCTCGGCATCGCCGCCGCCTGGCGCCGCGGCAGCAGGTTCGATGTCATCGTTTCCGTCGGCGCGATCTTCGCGACCTCGGTGCCGGCCGTCGTCACGTCGCTGATCGTGCTCTTCATCTTCGGCTTCACGCTCGGCTGGTTCCCGAACGGCTATGCCGCCGATCCCTCGCTCGATCCGGCCTTCAGCCTGCAATATATCGGCAGCGTCGCCTATCACGGTATCCTGCCGATGGTGACGCTCTGCACCGTGCTTATCGGCGGCTTCACCGTCACCATGCGTAATAACATGATCAACCTGCTCGGCGAGGACTATATCGTCATGGCCCGCGCCAAGGGCCTTTCCAATCGGCATGTGATGCTCTGGTACGCGGCGCGCAACGCCCTGCTGCCGACCGTTTCCAGCCTTGCCATCGCCATCGGCACCATTCTCGGCGGCTCGCTGGTGACCGAGGTCGTCTATAACTATCCGGGCCTCGGCAATATTCTCTACCAGGCGATCCTCGCCCGCGATTATCCCGTCATCCAGGGCCAGTTGCTCATCATGACCGCGACCATGCTGATCGCCAATTTCATCGTCGACGTCAGTTATATCCTGCTCGACCCGCGGCTGAAGGGAGCGTGA
- a CDS encoding ABC transporter ATP-binding protein — protein MTQPLLSVRNLSIDYIGEEKDFRAVDDVSFDVAPGEVFGLAGESGCGKSTIAFAVSRLHRPPALIRKASRILLDGRDVLGLDQQALAAYRWRQVAMVFQSAMNSLNPVLRIEAQFYDVLRTHKGMSRTQARERTAEMLTLVDIAPDRMRDYPHQFSGGMRQRIVIAICMALDPKLVIMDEPTTALDVVVQREILQRINELRRRFGFSVLFITHDLGLMVQFCDRIGIMLSGRLVEQNTAEAIYRTPQHDYTKKLWASFPSLHGGVLL, from the coding sequence GTGACGCAGCCGCTGCTCTCGGTGAGGAACCTTTCGATCGACTATATCGGCGAGGAGAAGGATTTTCGCGCCGTCGACGATGTCAGCTTCGATGTCGCACCCGGCGAGGTCTTCGGCCTTGCCGGCGAATCCGGCTGCGGCAAGAGCACCATCGCCTTCGCCGTCAGCCGCCTGCACAGGCCGCCGGCGCTGATCCGCAAGGCGAGCCGCATCCTGCTCGACGGCCGCGACGTACTCGGTCTCGACCAGCAGGCGCTTGCCGCCTACCGTTGGCGCCAGGTCGCCATGGTCTTCCAGAGCGCCATGAATTCGCTGAACCCGGTGCTGCGCATCGAGGCGCAGTTCTACGATGTGCTGCGCACCCATAAGGGCATGAGCCGCACGCAAGCCCGCGAGCGCACCGCCGAGATGCTGACGCTCGTCGACATCGCGCCCGATCGCATGCGCGACTATCCGCATCAGTTTTCCGGCGGTATGCGCCAGCGCATCGTCATCGCCATCTGCATGGCGCTCGACCCGAAGCTCGTCATCATGGACGAGCCGACGACGGCGCTCGACGTCGTCGTTCAGCGCGAGATCCTGCAGCGCATCAACGAGCTGCGCCGCCGCTTCGGCTTCTCCGTACTGTTCATCACCCATGATCTCGGCCTGATGGTGCAGTTCTGCGACCGCATCGGCATCATGCTGTCCGGCAGGCTGGTGGAGCAAAATACCGCCGAGGCGATCTACCGGACGCCGCAGCATGATTACACGAAGAAGCTCTGGGCCTCCTTCCCCTCGCTGCATGGAGGCGTGCTGCTATGA
- a CDS encoding VOC family protein — protein MALKRMDNVGIVVEDLTAAIDFFGELGLALEGRAMVEGEWAGRITGLGDQRVEIAMMRTPDGHSRLELSRFLMPDVVADHRNAPVNALGYLRVMFTVDDIDDTLERLRGRGAQLVGDVVQYGDTYRLCYIRGPEGLLLGLAQELS, from the coding sequence ATGGCGCTCAAGCGAATGGACAATGTGGGAATCGTCGTCGAAGACCTCACCGCGGCGATTGATTTCTTTGGCGAGCTCGGCCTCGCGCTCGAAGGACGGGCCATGGTCGAAGGAGAATGGGCCGGGCGGATCACGGGGCTGGGCGATCAGCGGGTCGAGATTGCCATGATGCGCACACCTGATGGCCACAGCCGGCTTGAGCTCTCCCGCTTCCTCATGCCCGATGTCGTCGCAGACCACCGCAACGCCCCGGTCAACGCGCTCGGCTATCTCCGCGTCATGTTCACCGTTGATGACATTGACGACACGCTTGAAAGGCTCCGCGGGCGCGGGGCCCAGCTCGTTGGCGACGTCGTCCAGTATGGAGACACATATCGGCTCTGCTACATAAGAGGGCCCGAAGGACTTCTCCTCGGACTCGCCCAGGAACTCAGCTGA